In one window of Megalopta genalis isolate 19385.01 chromosome 4, iyMegGena1_principal, whole genome shotgun sequence DNA:
- the LOC117218418 gene encoding paramyosin, short form, producing the protein MTQPSMYVPVESKWKHWPTYIYDTNYKYGINFYQPMIDYIDRRGRTSTTSYRDYRSPSRSGMPELPWSDGRLLWGERPVEPYSRRELIQHAVDAEDQAREHLRQFKVANRSDFSLSKTAQASHVTREVFPGRLEATRISPWSLFVQSARVRSEARQLQRKMAEIDLQCLRDMQALTEARTTLDQAKSLRGKSARAIEIQLRAEAIANLNRSQQLADLRKAQLLDEAIFDGRERLWLSRELTRKLDIDEDRLTAPLGCLSRELKGYEKKSANYLLNQRYRDPTRPRRLYGCLG; encoded by the exons GTCGAAATGGAAGCACTGGCCCACCTACATCTACGACACGAACTACAAATACGGAATCAATTTCTACCAGCCGATGATCGATTACATCGACAGAAGAGGAAGAACGTCGACGACTTCTTATCGCGACTATCGTAGCCCGTCGAGGTCGGGAATGCCGGAGCTGCCGTGGTCCGATGGCAGGCTTCTATGGGGAGAAAGACCCGTGGAACCCTACTCGCGGCGCGAGCTGATCCAACACGCGGTCGACGCCGAAGACCAGGCCAGGGAGCACCTGCGGCAGTTCAAG GTAGCGAATCGGTCCGACTTCAGTTTGTCGAAGACAGCGCAGGCCAGCCACGTGACCAGGGAAGTGTTTCCGGGCCGGTTAGAGGCGACCAGGATAAGTCCGTGGAGTTTGTTCGTGCAGAGCGCGCGCGTTAGGAGCGAGGCTAGACAGCTGCAGCGTAAAATGGCGGAGATCGATCTTCAGTGCTTGAGAGACATGCAGGCGTTGACCGAGGCTCGCACCACCCTCGATCAGGCGAAAAGCCTGCGCGGCAAGTCCGCGAGAGCGATCGAGATCCAGCTCCGAGCGGAGGCTATAGCGAACCTGAACAGGAGCCAGCAGCTCGCGGATCTCAGGAAAGCTCAGCTGCTCGACGAAGCGATATTCGATGGCAGGGAGCGGCTCTGGCTGTCGCGAGAGCTCACGAGAAAGCTCGACATTGACGAGGATAGACTGACCGCACCGTTGGGCTGCCTGAGCAGGGAACTGAAAGGATACGAGAAGAAATCCGCCAACTATCTCCTGAACCAGAGGTACCGAGACCCAACGAGACCGAGACGGTTGTACGGATGCCTGGGATAG